A stretch of DNA from Nonlabens ponticola:
ATACTAATAACATACCGATAATCGCATTTTCAGTAAGTAATGCGGTACGTTGGTTCAATACTTTGGATTGATCGCTAACAACATTAAGCTGCACGTTGCTGTATCTCTTATTGAAGTTCTCGATGTACTCCTTAGTCTTATCTGCGCTATCAATGAGATCTTCGGCATTTGTGCTGGTGATGGTGAGCGTTACTGCAACTTCATCATTATACTCTGTACTATTGGGAGTTTCAGAAAATCGATCTCTGACAATAGCAACATCCTTGAGCAATATTTGAGTCCCATCTGCTCTGGTCCTTACAGGCGTGTAATTAAGTTCATCACCGTAGTAGGATCTACCATTAGCACGTATCAAATATTCTTCAACATCAGTCTTGATGTTACCACCTGTGACCAGAATATTGGAATTACTCACGGCTGCGGCAACCTCTGTAAAAGTGACATTGTAAGCGAGCAGGCTATTTTCATTAACGGCGATCTCAATCTCTTCTTCAGGAAAACCTGAAATGGTGATTTGCGAAATTCCTTCAATACCTCGCAAATCGTTCTCAATATCTCTAGAGATATCCTTAAGTGTCTTGAGCGGTACGTTAGAACCACTTAATGCAAAGGTGATAGTAGGCCTGCTCTCTTCCTGCTTTGCTACCACCAGCGGTTCCATACCTATCGGGAACGATGGTACGCGATCCACTGCATTCTTGACCTCTAGCAGCATGAAGTCAATGTCGTAGCCTTTGATAATCTCAACGGTAATTGTACCGCTATTTTCTCGCGATGCAGATGTCACGCGGTCAATTCCTTCTATTCCCTCGAGGTTATCCTCAATCTTGAGAACAACGCCTTCTTCAATCTCTTGTGGTGATGCTCCTGGATAAATTACATTAATTAGAATGACCTTAGAGTCAACCAATGGGAAAAATGAAGACTTAAGTGACAAAGCGCCGACGATCCCAAAAATGATAAATGCAAAAATCACGATGTTCACCGCGATGCTGTGCTTTATAAAGTATGCTATGACATTTCTCATGATTCTCTCGCCTGTGCTATGGAATCCTGAGTCTTCTTCCTGGTGGCCTGTTCCTGCGTCTGAACTTTCATGTCCTGGTAAGCGCCTGACAATACTTTATTAATAATCACCGTGTTGTCATCTAGTCCTTTAATCACAACCGTTTCATCCGTATAAAAAACTGGATCGATCTTGACTAGATCCAACCTGCCATCTACTACCGTAAATATTGAATTGCCTTGCTGCAGTAAACTACGATCTAGCTCTACCGCATTCTCAATTTGTTGTACGTTTAACCTAGCCTTGACATACATACCTTGTTTCAGGTCTGGATGACTTACCTCGATTACCGTTGTAATGGTTTGTGATGATGGATCAATTTTGGCATTGACTCTAGTTACTTTACCTACATAGGTTTGCGTACCGCTTGTATTCTCTAGCATTACAGTCTCACCTACCTGCAGGAGATCTGCAAACTCACCGCTTATCGCTACCTGCAATTCATAAGTTCCTGTAGCGATAAATTCACCCAACTGCTGGCCGTTGCGCACTAGCGTACCTTCAGTCACCATGGCCTCTGTAAGTACACCCGTGAAAGGCGCTGTCATTACAAACTTGCCCAATCGCCTCTCTAGGTTTTTGATATTGTAATAAGTGGCATTGATACCGCTGTTGGTAATAAAATATTTCTCACGATCATTAACTGGTTGCGGTAATGCTGGTGTTGAGTTATTGAGATTCCAATTATCAAGATATGATTGCCATTGCGAGAATGACTCTGGATAATCCAATCGCAAATCTGCCATGATTGCGGCGATCTGATTATACAAGGATGTGCGCGAACTTTGCACCTGTGCATAGAACTCCGTATTGTCAATACGTATCATGGCCTCACCAGCGCTATAAGCTTGACCTGTTCTAAAAAGCTTATTGACCGGCCTAAAAACGCCAGTCACTTCAGAGAATAGCTCAACTCTGCGCTTTGCAGTCAAATTACCATTTGCCGGGATAATGATGGGCACCGTTGAATTTTGTACCGTATCGGTCTCAACAATTTTGATCTCTTCCTTGACTTTTGATTGGGGCTTTTCCTTGCTTTCAACGATAAAATATGCGGCTGCTACGGCGGCAATAACGAGAACAACGCCTACAATGGATAGTACAGTCTTGCGCATGTAAGTAATTAAATTAGTGGCTGGTATACTTACAAAGCTAGGCTAGGATTGAACGCGCTGTCTTAAAGAATTCTTAAAGCTATGCTCGCTGGCTATTGGTTTATGGCGTCCAGCTCCTCGCTTATCGCTTCCCATTTTGACATCCACACGTCAAGCTCTTTTTTCTTCTTGTTATACTGATCAAAAAATAGTGGATTGGCACTCACTGCATCATAATCTGCAGCTAGCTCGGCGTCCTTTTTCTCTAGGTGACGCTCCAGTTTATTGATTTCAGATTCTGCATTTGACAAGCGATTGTTGAGCGATTTGAGCTTTTTCTGGTCTTCATAGGATGGTTTGCTGTCGTTGCTATTTTGCTTTCGCGAAAGCTTGCTCCCATCATCCTTACTGCTCTTTTCTATCTCTCTCATGTCACGAGCCTTGCGTTGCTCTAGGTAAAAATCTATATCACCCAAAAACTGAAATAACTGATGATCTCTAAATTCATGAACCACATCTGTCAAGCCCTGAAGGAACTCACGATCGTGTGATACCACGATGAGCGTACCATCAAATTTGATGAGCGCTTGTTTCAATACATTCTTTGATTGAATGTCCAGGTGGTTGGTAGGCTCATCCATGATTAAGACGTTAAATGGCTGCAACAACAGTTTACAAAGCGCCAATCGATTGCGCTCACCACCGCTCAATACCTTAACCTTTTTCTCTACTTCATCACCTCTAAACAGGAACGAACCCAACATATCGCGTACCTTGATCCTATTGGTATCATCGGCGGCATCCAGCATGGTGTCGAGTATGGTTTTCTCGCCGTCTAGATATTCTGCCTGATTTTGTGCAAAGTATCCCAGCTGGACATTGTGACCTAGGTTCACATTTCCCTTCTCATTCTTGACATCGCCTACAATGATTTTGGCAAGGGTTGATTTTCCCATACCATTTTGACCTACAAAGGCAACGCGGCTGCCTCGCTCAATCATGAGGTTAACACCGCGCAGTACGTTTTTATCTGCATAGGATTTGTGGACGTCTTCAATCTCCAGAACAACCTTTCCTGGCTGTACAGACTTGGTAAAGTTGATATTCATGGCTGCATTATCAACCTGATCAACCTCTACCACATCCATTCGGTTCAATTTCTTGACCAGTGATTGCGCCATGGTGGCTTTGCTGGCTTTGGCCTTGAACTTTTCTATTAGCTTTTCTGTTCGCTCAATTTCTTTTTGTTGATTCTTGGCGGTTGCAGCCTGTTGCTCGCGCATCTCAGCACGCAATTCTAGAAACTTCGTATAGGGTTTAGGGTAATCATAGATGCGTCCCAGACTTATCTCGATCGTTCTATTAGTAACATTATCAAGGAACATCTTATCGTGACTTACAATCACCACAGCGCCTGGATACGATTGTAAAAATTGCTCCAGCCAAAGTATGGAATCAATGTCAAGGTGATTGGTAGGCTCATCCAACAGTAGGATGTCATGTTTTTCTAGTAGAAGTTTTGCTAGTTCAATCCTCATGCGCCAGCCGCCAGAAAGCTCATCAGTCAACTTATCAAACTGCTCTGGTTTAAAAGCTAGACCTTTTAAAATTTTCTCCGTTTCACCTTTGTATAGGTAACCGCCTATAATTTCATATTCATGCGTGATGTCTCCTATATCTTGGATAAGCTGCATGTAGCTATCACTCTCGTAATCTGTTCGTGTAGCTAATTGATGATTGATCTCTTCCATTTGGGTTTCTAGGGATCTCGCTTTCGCGAAAGCGGTATACGCCTCTTCTAGAACTGTGCGTCCTTGTTCAAAATCTATGTCCTGACGCAGGAAACCAATGCTTACCTCTTTTTCAATAGCCAGCGAACCTTGATCTGCCGGTATATCACCAGCGATGACCTTGAGCATGGTGGATTTACCAGCGCCGTTTTTACCTATCAAACCCACGCGATTACCTGCGTTAAGTCTGAAGGTTATTTCTTCAAAAAGTGGCTCGCCGCCAAAGCTGACGTGCAAATCATGAATATTGAGCATAGCGATTTTTGTAACCTTGCAAAGATGCGGCTATCGCAGTTAACTCTAAAATTTAAACATGCCAAAAGGCGTCAAATTATAAAGCATTATGAAGTAATTATGTCCTGTGTGCCGTCAGGAATCGCTAAATGCGAATACACATTATTTCAACTACCGTTTGACGGAAAAAAGCGCGTGCGTCGTTCTAATCTCAACACAAAATACAGGATCAAATCGTGCCTTTTCCATAGATCTATGTTTCTCATCTCTTACTTCTTCACTGACTTGGATCGATAGTCAACATTCTTTAATGTCGTTACTGGGCTCACCGTTATGAAACCTGCAAGAATACGCTCGTAGCATAATTTATGGATGTATGTAGTCCGTTACCAATGAGCTAAAGATGCAAGTAATTAATTATTGAATCTTGCTATATCCATTTCTAATGGTAGCGATTCATGATTATAAATATGATTGAACAGTAATTGCGCTGCCCAAGGTGCGACAAGGGAAGCCCTGCTTCCCATCCCGTTGAATACATAAGATTGCTGCTGTTGCAACGAACCTAAAAAAGGTCTTCTATCAACAGTAGTAGGTCGTATACCTGTTTTATGCTCCACAACTTCATACGGTAATTTTAAGAATTGTTGCAGCCTAGCTTCCAGCCATTCTCTAGCGTGAGTGGTAGTTTGCTTACTTAAATCATCTCGATCATAAGTCGCACCTACCCAAAACAGGTCATCAGTGTACGGCATTAAAAATACAGAGGACTTGATGATACTATCCAGCTTTAAACCTGTACAACGAATTAACAGCAACTCGCCTTTGTTGCCTTGCATAGGTAACTGCGAAGTCTCTGGATTGTTGATAGCAGCATAACCTTGAGCCCAAATAATGCTATGTGCTACTGCACCATTGTAGCTGACTGAATTTACATCGTATTGTAATTTACCAGGCATCAGTTCCTCTAGCCTAACCTTTTGGTGCTCCGTAAAAAACAGTAAACTTTTTTCAATAAATACATTCACGTCCAGCCATCCAGATTGTAGCACCTTACCAAATCCATAAGGAGCAAAAACACCAGCCATTTCCCCTGCAAAAACATCATTACTCATAAAAGCATTTAGATCTTCTCTCTGGGACTTGCGCTTCCAAGTTTTAATTTCAGCTTCATCATGTAATCGTCTCCATATCTCTATGGGATGAGATACTTTAATCCCTAAGAGCTTTTCGATTTGTGGGTAAAAAGATTGCAGAACATTGAGTTGATCGGCTGCTTGCCAAACAGGTGAAAATCTTTTGAGAACAACAGGATTATATACGCCTGCGGCTACATGGCTGGACCCTTTTTTATCATCAAGATACCAGACAAATTCCTTGCCTTGCAAATACCATGTCCATGCCAGTACACAGCCTGAAATACCACCACCAACAATTATTGCATCTTTCATAATTCAAAGCTAGTTTAAAACTCAGGACATAAAAAAAGCTCTGTTTTCACAGAGCTTTTTTGAGAAGTTATATGCTATTAATAATTCCACATATCAATTTCAAAATTGCGGATAATCTCTTGCAATCTTTGAGATTCTAAAAGCTGCATCATGGAATTATCTGCAATGTAAGAGTCGATATCCCTATCGCCTTGTACATTGTCAATCTTATAGATCACAGCGTTAAACCTTCTAGAGTTCAACAAATGATCAAAGGATATTGGCCGTGCTGAGTTTTGCGAATTGAAGGATTTTGCCTCGTGTAAAATGTTGCGTGCGTCTGGATAGAACACCCAGAACAACTCTACCCCAGTCTTATCTTCTAAGAAATTTACATCTGGCGTTACTGGCGCTATACCTATCAAACGATACTTTAGTTCCGCTTGACGCGTGTCAAAATACCAAACACCACGTATGCGGTACTCATCTACCATGTTAGCGTTGATGGTGGTGGTTGTGATATACTCAGCAGGAACACTACCGGTTTGATTATAAATTTCAATACCAGCATCTGATGTATCCACGCGACGTAAACTGCTACCTAGGTCTTGGAAATTTGCCTTAGTATTGAAGTAAGAATCTCTGTATAATTCGATTTGTCCTTCACGAGCTGCTTTGGTCAATACATGAAACAACGATCTACGATTACCACCTACAAAGTTGGTATCCACAGGATAGTACAATGGGAAGTTCATACGCTCGTCCAGATCAATAGATTCCCAAACATTGCGCTGCCACAATATGTCCCGATCACCTACAAAACCGTAAGGTAAAGGCTCATCATTATCGTTAATTAATTGCTCTAGCGTTTTCTCACCTATCTCGTCCGGTGATTTTGCATTGAGAATATTGTTCTGTGCTTGCAAGCTTCCTGTGATAAACACAGCGACAAGCAATAAGAGGACTTTATTCATAATTTCTTTTTTCAATAATTAGTCTGTCAACTCAATAGAAACAGGAGTCGTTGACTTTAACTGCTGCCCTGGCACTGTTGACTTGATCTGTGCAATTTGTACTATAGCTCCTTGAGGTGCTCTTGCTAGTGCAGCCTTAGCCGCTGCATTCAATTTATTACCAGAAACCTTTACACCTGGCACACCAGGTACTTTGAAAATAAATTGAGTTACTCGTGGAGTAAGATCAAAGTCAAAGTCTAAGAACTCTGATGATACGGTAGATATTGCAAGGTTTGCACGATTTTTACGCACACCATCAAATTCTCCTGAAATCATACCCGTAGGATTAGGCAATCCTTTAATACGGAAGGTTTTTGAATCACGTACTGTCTCGCCGGTTTCTAGTGTACCTGTGACATTGATATCCACTGTTGCTCCTGAACTTGGTTTCATATTATAACTAGCTCCACCACGTGAACTCAAACCTGGCGCACTTGCCTTAACTCTGTTATTAGGAACACCTGCAAAGGATATGGTCATAGGATTATCAACACCTCTATATACCACGTTCATTTTGTCTGCACTAATAGTTGCACTGTTCGGCTTTCCTATTACAGAGTATTTTTGGTTAATAGGAATTACTATCGTAGAATCGCCTTCCATAAATTGCATCTCACCACTGATCGTCTTGTCTCCTACTGATCCAGCACCAAAGCTCAACTGAACTGCACCATTTTTAATCTGACTTGCAGGAACTTCAGAGCCATTGATAATTACTTTACTTGGTTTCAGGTTAGAGTCGTAACGACCCAACACTACTTCACCTGTAACAGTTTCTCCATTAAAGAAAGCTCCTTTATCTAAACTAACAATAGTTTGATAATTGTTCATGGACGCGATCTCGATCAACTCACCTTGTAGCAATTGACCTAAAACATCCGCTTGAGCATTCTTGACATCATTCTGCATTTGTGTCAACTTTGCTTTTGAAGCAATCAGTGGATAACCTTCATAGTGATATCTCAAATAGTTAATCTTTTCACTATCTGGATCATCCATCTCTGAAGGAACATCACTTGTGTCGAATTTCTCCTTGATCTCAGTTCTCAATTGATCGTATCCTTCTTCAGGTAACGCATCTAACATGCCGGTACGATATGCATCCATTTGAGACAAAAACTCCTGTCCATCTGGTGACAAACCATCACCGCTAAATAATTTAGAATCTAAATAATCGGTTTTATCCTGAGTCTGAAAATCACCTCGGTCTTCTTCTGGAATAGATTCCATCATCCCGCTTTTGAGAGAAGCTAGGTATTCATCAAATCGATTAGAAACTTCAGAAACCTGCTCGGCAGATGCAACGGCTTCTTTGAACTGTTCTGGTTGTTCCTGCGCTTTTTGCTCTAGTTGAGCTAGAGAAGCCTCATTACGAGTCTCTAGGGTAGCATTATTCTCTGCAACACTTTCTTCAATAATACCGAAAGCCGTAAGAACCTCTTTACTCATATTAAGGGCCAGCATCGCGATAAAAACCAAATACATTAGGTTAATCATCTTTTGCCTTGGGCCTTGTCCTCCTGCCATAATTGTAGTCTAATTGGTTGTTTTTAATTAATTGAAATGAAGAACTAATTATCCTTTCATTGCTCCTAGCATGTTTCCATACACGCCATTAAGACTACTCAAATTATTGGCAAGACCTTCCATTTGGTCCTTAAGTCTAGCAGCGTTGTTAGCAACCTCTTGGTTAACTTCTGCCTGACGAGCGGTGCTTTCTACTTGAACCTTATATAGACTATTTAATGATTCCATTTGTGCTGCGGCAAGTGCCATTTCCTCAGAGTATTTCTTAGTGGAAGACATTGCTTCAGCCGTCGGTGCCATTCCTTTGGCAGCACCTTCAAAGCTTCTGATGCTTGTTCCTAGACTCTCCATTAGTGCAGCATCTACTTTTGCTTCTTTAAGCATTTCATCCAGCTTTTTAGATAGCATACTCTCTGCCTCTGCAGTTTCCTGTAATTGATTTTTCGCTTTCGCGGAAGCGGTACCACCAGCAAGCTCTGGATAAACTAGTGACCAATCTAGATCATCATCAACTGGTTCAAACGCAGAAATCGCAAAAATCGCAGCCTCGGTGAGAAGACCAATTGCTAAAAGGTCACCACCAGTAAGAGTATAAAATCCTAAAGGAAGTTCCCAGTGTAGAATTTTAAATAGAGCTCCAACGATTACAATTGCTGCTCCTAGGCCATAAGCCATGTTAAATAATTTCTTTGTTCCTTTAGATTGTGCCATGTGTTAGGGTACTTTATTATTAAATGTTGAATAAACTTATCTAGTTGACGCGTTGAGCGTCACGTCTGTACCGACATAAGATTGTACGGTACGGAAACCAATATAACTCCTTGCTGAATCTTGATACTCATAATCGCGAGTACCTACTTGTAAAAAATACGAAACGTCTTTCCACGATCCACCGCGCACGCCTTTACGGCGATTGTTAGCGTCGTTAACCACAGGGTTCATTGAACTCATATACTCATACGCTCCTGGCTCGTAGGATGAGTTCACCCATTCTGCCACGTTACCAGACATATTGTAAAGATTGTAATCGTTAGGCTCATAAGAATCTGCCTCGACCGTATACAATGCTTGATCAGCAGCGTAATCTCCACGCAATGGCTTGAAGTTAGCTAAAAAACAACCACGGTCATTTTTTGCATAAGGACCACCCCATGGATAAGTTGCACTTTCTAGACCACCGCGAGCGGCGTATTCCCATTCTGCCTCACTAGGCAATCTGTATTCAAAAACATCATCACGGCCTTTTTGTTTTCTCACATAACCATTGTGATACAACGTTCTCCATTGAGCAAACGCCTTTGCTTGCTCCCAATTGACTCCAACAACAGGATAATCACTGTATGCCTCATGATAATAGTAATCATTGTGCATAGGTTCATTATAGCTATAATTAAAATCTCTAATCCACACGGTAGTGTCTGGATAAACATTAATCGTTTTTGTTTGAATAAAATCCTTGCGACTCATATCAGGATTTCTTGCAGCACCTTCAGAATCCTTCTCTGAATATCTAAAAATCAATTTCTCAACATCAATTGTTCTCTTACCATTGTACGCCTCT
This window harbors:
- a CDS encoding efflux RND transporter periplasmic adaptor subunit; this encodes MRKTVLSIVGVVLVIAAVAAAYFIVESKEKPQSKVKEEIKIVETDTVQNSTVPIIIPANGNLTAKRRVELFSEVTGVFRPVNKLFRTGQAYSAGEAMIRIDNTEFYAQVQSSRTSLYNQIAAIMADLRLDYPESFSQWQSYLDNWNLNNSTPALPQPVNDREKYFITNSGINATYYNIKNLERRLGKFVMTAPFTGVLTEAMVTEGTLVRNGQQLGEFIATGTYELQVAISGEFADLLQVGETVMLENTSGTQTYVGKVTRVNAKIDPSSQTITTVIEVSHPDLKQGMYVKARLNVQQIENAVELDRSLLQQGNSIFTVVDGRLDLVKIDPVFYTDETVVIKGLDDNTVIINKVLSGAYQDMKVQTQEQATRKKTQDSIAQARES
- a CDS encoding ABC-F family ATP-binding cassette domain-containing protein yields the protein MLNIHDLHVSFGGEPLFEEITFRLNAGNRVGLIGKNGAGKSTMLKVIAGDIPADQGSLAIEKEVSIGFLRQDIDFEQGRTVLEEAYTAFAKARSLETQMEEINHQLATRTDYESDSYMQLIQDIGDITHEYEIIGGYLYKGETEKILKGLAFKPEQFDKLTDELSGGWRMRIELAKLLLEKHDILLLDEPTNHLDIDSILWLEQFLQSYPGAVVIVSHDKMFLDNVTNRTIEISLGRIYDYPKPYTKFLELRAEMREQQAATAKNQQKEIERTEKLIEKFKAKASKATMAQSLVKKLNRMDVVEVDQVDNAAMNINFTKSVQPGKVVLEIEDVHKSYADKNVLRGVNLMIERGSRVAFVGQNGMGKSTLAKIIVGDVKNEKGNVNLGHNVQLGYFAQNQAEYLDGEKTILDTMLDAADDTNRIKVRDMLGSFLFRGDEVEKKVKVLSGGERNRLALCKLLLQPFNVLIMDEPTNHLDIQSKNVLKQALIKFDGTLIVVSHDREFLQGLTDVVHEFRDHQLFQFLGDIDFYLEQRKARDMREIEKSSKDDGSKLSRKQNSNDSKPSYEDQKKLKSLNNRLSNAESEINKLERHLEKKDAELAADYDAVSANPLFFDQYNKKKKELDVWMSKWEAISEELDAINQ
- a CDS encoding NAD(P)/FAD-dependent oxidoreductase, with product MKDAIIVGGGISGCVLAWTWYLQGKEFVWYLDDKKGSSHVAAGVYNPVVLKRFSPVWQAADQLNVLQSFYPQIEKLLGIKVSHPIEIWRRLHDEAEIKTWKRKSQREDLNAFMSNDVFAGEMAGVFAPYGFGKVLQSGWLDVNVFIEKSLLFFTEHQKVRLEELMPGKLQYDVNSVSYNGAVAHSIIWAQGYAAINNPETSQLPMQGNKGELLLIRCTGLKLDSIIKSSVFLMPYTDDLFWVGATYDRDDLSKQTTTHAREWLEARLQQFLKLPYEVVEHKTGIRPTTVDRRPFLGSLQQQQSYVFNGMGSRASLVAPWAAQLLFNHIYNHESLPLEMDIARFNN
- the porN gene encoding type IX secretion system ring subunit PorN/GldN, translated to MNKVLLLLVAVFITGSLQAQNNILNAKSPDEIGEKTLEQLINDNDEPLPYGFVGDRDILWQRNVWESIDLDERMNFPLYYPVDTNFVGGNRRSLFHVLTKAAREGQIELYRDSYFNTKANFQDLGSSLRRVDTSDAGIEIYNQTGSVPAEYITTTTINANMVDEYRIRGVWYFDTRQAELKYRLIGIAPVTPDVNFLEDKTGVELFWVFYPDARNILHEAKSFNSQNSARPISFDHLLNSRRFNAVIYKIDNVQGDRDIDSYIADNSMMQLLESQRLQEIIRNFEIDMWNY
- the porM gene encoding type IX secretion system motor protein PorM/GldM, which gives rise to MAGGQGPRQKMINLMYLVFIAMLALNMSKEVLTAFGIIEESVAENNATLETRNEASLAQLEQKAQEQPEQFKEAVASAEQVSEVSNRFDEYLASLKSGMMESIPEEDRGDFQTQDKTDYLDSKLFSGDGLSPDGQEFLSQMDAYRTGMLDALPEEGYDQLRTEIKEKFDTSDVPSEMDDPDSEKINYLRYHYEGYPLIASKAKLTQMQNDVKNAQADVLGQLLQGELIEIASMNNYQTIVSLDKGAFFNGETVTGEVVLGRYDSNLKPSKVIINGSEVPASQIKNGAVQLSFGAGSVGDKTISGEMQFMEGDSTIVIPINQKYSVIGKPNSATISADKMNVVYRGVDNPMTISFAGVPNNRVKASAPGLSSRGGASYNMKPSSGATVDINVTGTLETGETVRDSKTFRIKGLPNPTGMISGEFDGVRKNRANLAISTVSSEFLDFDFDLTPRVTQFIFKVPGVPGVKVSGNKLNAAAKAALARAPQGAIVQIAQIKSTVPGQQLKSTTPVSIELTD
- the porL gene encoding type IX secretion system motor protein PorL/GldL translates to MAQSKGTKKLFNMAYGLGAAIVIVGALFKILHWELPLGFYTLTGGDLLAIGLLTEAAIFAISAFEPVDDDLDWSLVYPELAGGTASAKAKNQLQETAEAESMLSKKLDEMLKEAKVDAALMESLGTSIRSFEGAAKGMAPTAEAMSSTKKYSEEMALAAAQMESLNSLYKVQVESTARQAEVNQEVANNAARLKDQMEGLANNLSSLNGVYGNMLGAMKG
- the porK gene encoding T9SS ring complex lipoprotein PorK/GldK, whose protein sequence is MKKLLMLVVMVVFLASCGKGDRGQLVGVDGKKWYPEKPYGMTLVPGGSFIMGKADDDIAAVQNAPAKTVTVSSFYMDETEITNSEYRQFTNWVRDSTLRMRLAIIADDEGLTAGSGGTGDFAFVDANNQNPTVWEQYVIDNYVGLGETGYEGRKLNWREELIWDTEDIPDEYYAEAYDSMYIPFEEAYNGKRTIDVEKLIFRYSEKDSEGAARNPDMSRKDFIQTKTINVYPDTTVWIRDFNYSYNEPMHNDYYYHEAYSDYPVVGVNWEQAKAFAQWRTLYHNGYVRKQKGRDDVFEYRLPSEAEWEYAARGGLESATYPWGGPYAKNDRGCFLANFKPLRGDYAADQALYTVEADSYEPNDYNLYNMSGNVAEWVNSSYEPGAYEYMSSMNPVVNDANNRRKGVRGGSWKDVSYFLQVGTRDYEYQDSARSYIGFRTVQSYVGTDVTLNASTR